The window GTGGATAGAGAGAGATTTGTCAATTTTTATTCTCACCaggaactagaagaagaagagataggaAAACAGAATAGAGTCACGCATTCAAGGTAAAGCACCAAAAAATCCTTAACAagtttaaaaccctagccagCAAGAAATAGATATCAACAAAGCATAAGTCataaaatagggtttttacAACCAACTGAATAGCACAACCAATTATGGTTCTGGTTTAGAAGTCATAGCAGAGAAGACATTACAAAATCGCTCAAAGATGAGTGAATACCACCCAGAATCTCAAGCTAAACTATAAGCTGGTGTGGTTTGTTGAAGCCCTAAGCAAAATCAGAACTTATAGCAGAGAAGACATTGTTCAAAATTAATTTGTACTCTTCAAGAAACCAGATCTGCCAAATGTTGAAGCCCTAAGTAAAATCAGTGATGGAGAGAGCTtaagagaggaggaaggaagagagggcGAGATGGTCGTGCTTACATACCGATACAGTGATGTAAGTTGCAGGAAAAAGCAGATCCAAGTTGAGTGAGGAGGGACCACCATTGTGAAGCTGTCGCACCTTGCAGAGATGGAGAGAGCTTCATTCGTGAAGGAGTTGCAAGCAGTAGCTCGCGATAGCTCGTGACCTTCAAGGAGAGGCAGATCCAAAAGTCGATGGagatttgtttttttgcttctcttcttcGTTCGATAAAAGGGATTTTTATCAGATAACTGTTTTGCAATTGAGGCAACAGTTTTTCACTTTAGACCACAAAATAGTAAAAACAAGTATTTGTTGTTTCTACAAATACATTTCTGTTGGTAAATAactaacaattttgatttatggTACTAAAAACACTTGAAACATAACAGATTTATCAAACGATTTTTCTGTGTTATCCGTGTGCTGGAAACACAAATAAAGAAACACCAGAAACATATCGTTATTTTCACGTTCATCTATTATAACCATAGATCTTTCATAGTATTTATCTGAACCGTCTATTGACTTTCTATCTAGTTACCGGTTCCCGGCTACTGCAGTGACAGATTCACACTCGCCCTCACGGTGACTTTGTTGCTATCCTCCGCTCCGATGCCTCTGTgccaacacctcaacccctcTGCAACTGCCTCTTCAACCACTTCTTTGTGTTGGTGACGGAAGGTAGAACCCTAAAGACCCAAATCCATTTCTTTTACCTAGTGATCCACTTGATGTAGAGATATGGATGTTTTCGGTTGAAGGCATTCAGCTTTCTAAAGCTTTGGTCACCGTCATCATCTTCACCAGTGAGAGATTTCATCTGTTTACACAGGATGATTTTACCAAAGGAAATAACGAGCATCGTCTGTCCTCTTCGTCATCTCAGAGAGATGTGATTTACAGATGCAGGAAttccttattttgtttgttttaaacCCAGATGAttgacaattaaaaaaaattttaaaaaaatgatgacATCATTCGATCTCGTGTTTTGAAGTTGGAAGTTCTGAGGAATTGTAGTTTATAGTCTTGAATAGggtgatcttttggctagtggGTTGTCTAGTGCTTGTATCATTCGATCTTGTTTCAACAGATTTCATCTGTTCCTAAGATGTTAAAATTAATGTCTAAACTTTTTAAATTGGATTTGGATGTTTGAGAATTAAATCATTTGAAATTAATAGCGAGGGTTAGAGTTTACACTAAACAGCCGGATATCAACAAGGGTTGCAGTGAAGATCGCAGAGGGGTGTGGCCGGCCTCTTCTATTCAGGAGAAGACGGCATAGCAGCAGTCATCCGCTGCGACGGAAAGTAGAAAAGTCGAATAAATTGAACTTTAATAACAGGGGTTGGAGTTTAGAGTAACCAGCGCGGTATCTCAGCAGAGGTTGCAGTGGGGATCGCAAAGGGGTATGACCTCTTCTACGAAGGAGAAGGCGGAATAGCAACAGTAGTCATCGGGTGACTCCATCTCCAGCATCGATGGAGTTTGAGTTGATGACTTTCCGGTCTGCAACTAAACGATGGTGGCGGAACCACGTCTCTCAAAGTTAAGGCTATGTGGTGTTTGCGTCTGCAAGCTTGATCCGTTCTCATTCACTCCACTGCGGCGATCTCCCTCTTTGCTCTAAAGCACACGCAGAGGAAACCACTACTTTCCATTAATTACCTTTACAATTGGTTTCAGGTAAAGTGACTAAAAGCGCTCAACGGCTGAAATTCAATCTCGTTAAATCTATGGTCAATGTGGAATAAACGTACCGCTACCTTTTAGCCTTTATTTAAAGTCCAATTTTTAAAATCAGATATACATTGTCTTATTGATGGTCCTTATTGTcacttttttaattttgatggctCGCAATGTTGTTCTTTTCTGCCAAATGAGTCCGAATCGAATCTACAGGTTATTGTGATACCTCTCTCGTCTCAACTCAACTCATTTCGACCCTTTCGAAGCCTAGCCCATTATCTTTCTTCCTGTTATCAACACAAAACCAGTTGATTGGCGAGTAATGGTGAGAGAGCATTGTATTGTTCCTCTGTATGAGGAATTGAAAGTTGGCAAATGTTAAGATTTAAAAATTAGGGTAATGCAATACAGGAGCTACTCTTGTCAGTCACATCTATCTTGCTGCAAAATGTCCCAAAGTTACATAGATAACATGGCTAACAAAGGTTCAGGCTGTCCAAAGGATTTACTTTCATCCCACAAAATTCAAAAAGGAATAAAACGGCTTCAAAATCAACAATGCTCACAATGTGAAATCATCAAATTGCGGTAATTTTTCGGGTGAAAGCTTTGCAGTAACCCTACTAACCAACCCACTCACTTTCGTCAGAAAACAAGGGTCATTCCTTGGCTTTACATTTACAATCCAGACGGACACAAAATATCAGAAACTGGGAAGTGAGAAAATTGGTAATCTACACAGACCAAAGGCCATTagggtaaaaaaggaaagacaacATCCAACCTGAAACAATCAAGTAAAAGCATTTTGGTAACCTAATCAATATCGTTTACCTCCAGCAAACCTCCAGCAAAGCAAAATGAGTATCTTTTCGGATATAGCACCTGTGTCCCAAGTGTCAAGTATCTGTTGAATAGATATGAGGCAGCCAAGAAGATCAATCTTCGTTGTTCCAGAATATGTTGGATTCATAGTCTTCTTCTGCGTGAACAAGTTGAAATAGGTGATCACAGTTCCTCATCCAGATTCTCTACCCAACGAACATGGATTTCATACGAGGTGGGCATCACTTTCAGCCAGTATTTTCTTCAACCAACCGTCAGATTACAGTTTTACAATATTGGTGGTTAAATTAATACAAATCTACAGACCTTGATCTCTACAAAATTACAATCCTCTTGCATCGAAGGATGCCTTAGACTTCAATGCAGCCTTGCAAAAAGGACTCCCTGAAAAGTTGTCTTGTCCATGCCATTGCATTCGCACTGGACAATGCCAGCAGATCTACAACAAGAAAAGCCACCATTTAGCCCAAGTGCCTGTGCTCAATCAATGAAAGAGGTCACGGCAGTGGCAGTAGGAGCGGGAGTGGGAGCATCCTGCAGCTCTGATCTCTGAATTGCTTCTGCAAGCCTCAATGCAATGGTGGCCTTGTAAGTTGCCAAGTCCGCATTCTCCATGAGAGTCTGTGCTCTCTGTCGCTTGAGCATAGCCACCTCCAAAGATCTTCTTGCAGAGCTTTTGGCTTCTTCAACTCGATGCCTGGCTGCCATGACATCATGCTCCTCTGCCATGGCTTTACATCCATTGAAAATGTTTTGTTAGTTGTTGAATAAATACTCTTGAGTACAAGTTAATAGACTTGATTGAATGAATAATCTTGGGAACACAACCATAATCTGACCAATTTTTAAACACCACCCCCATcaacacctcccccccccccccccaccccccaacacacacaaaACAAAAGCAATTTGACGTTGGATTTGGGAGACAACACCAAGGGCATGGTATTATGACCACTGAGGTGCAAATCCAACTGTCAAAATACAGTGCAAATTATATTATTTCCCACAGAAATTGCTAGGGTATATATAGGGATCAGTAGGAACCatagcattaaaataaaaaaataccttGTAAAAATCTTGGCTGTTTTCCGCTTCCATATTGGCTACCTGTCCTCTTGAATGACCTTTTCTTTCGCAGAAATGGTTTTTGGATTAGTTGCGCTCTCCTTGGGGGATGACACTGTTGTTAAGCATTGAAGCTCATCATAAGAAAACTTGCTTATAAGCATCGACAGATTAATATTAGAAATACATGTTAATGAAAAAACTGACACGGAGCTGTTTTCACATCAGAGATACAACATAAGAACCAATCATAACTGAACATGGTTATTAACATACTCAAGTCATACTCAAGTCATTTGTATTCTCTAGGTTAGAATGGCAGAATACTAGGTTAGAAGTGCTCTCTCACttccccacacccccccccctcaccaaaaaaaaaaaaaaaaacaaactttaCTCTAGTCgtttcttcttaaaaaaaatatataaatctTTTCCATTAAGAGACCAATGATTTGGGACATATAAATATATCCACCCATAGTACATCGTTCACAAATGCTACAGGCTCTAACCTAGACGTGAGTAATGCCTAAGCATACAAACTTTATAACATATTATATAACAACTTTGCATGGACCAAATATACAAGGTTAGCAGTAAAACCATCCGCATCtattacaaaacaaaaattatgtAGACTTTACATCTTAGCCAATAGGTGAAGTCTCGTGTTTATTGTAATAGTTGATTAGTAATGTCGATCTATATACACACACAAAAATTAGTACAAGATGTGTGACCCTCTGGAAAGTACTTGTTAAACCCCTTCTTGGAAATCCTGGGTTCGAATCACTTCTAGCTTATGCTTTTTCTTACTcattacaatatatatatatatacattccaTGCTCTGTACCATTTTCTGAACGGGTGGTTGCTACCAAATGTAAATTTCTGCTGGCAGATTGCAATCCCGAACAAACAAATGTCTAAATATCATGCTCTCCATGTTGCCAAATGCCTATACAGAAAGGGAAATTGGGATTGATGTCTACAGGTATGTTAGCAGGGTAAAgattcaaaaaaagaaagaaggaaacataACTGAAAGACAAGGAAATGGTGAAAGTAAAATTACTGAGTGTCCGCATGCCAGATGACCTTTGACTTGAAATTCTCTTCAGAAAAagtatcaaaaaaaaatcccactgCAATAGTGGGTTACCCCATTCCTTTAAAGAAACTTCCACATATGCAGCTAAACTCTTTCGTTTTGAAGCTCTTGCTTTGACAATGATCaaataaagaggaagaaaagaactTGATTTAATCTTTTCAATTCATAGTTAAATTGACCTGCAGAACCAAGCTAATGAACCTTAAAAGAGTCCAATGCAATGAAGTTTTTCTCCAATGATACAGAAATGCTTAAAAAAGCAATGCAGGTCCTCCATATGTCAAAATTTTCAGTAGGACATTCAAAACaataattaatgaaaaaaagaatagaCAAGCAAACAGATCCAGAGCTTGGGACACTAAATATGGAAAGGgaataacaaaaagaaatacaacAGAGTAATATCTCATTTCTTACTAATTTTGCAAGTAAAATAAATTCTTGAAATACACCATGGATATAAGTGGAATAATTACTTCAATCACCACAAAACAATGGAAGCATGGAACTGACAAATATTGCAGAACAGCAGAAACTTCCATGCCACAATAATACAGCAAGGAGGAGTAAAGGTAAACCGTTGAATGTATACAACAATTATAAATAGTGTGTTGCCTTTACCTGGAATACCCTAATCAGTGCTGAGCTTTTTTGTTTTCGCTTTTTAACCCAGTGATTGTAGATAGCCACCAACACTTCCTTTCTTCCCAAATTTAAACAAAGATTGACAGCTTTAATCTCATCAGCGACATCATCAGGCCTGCAATATGCAGTTTTCTCAAACGTATCtataattttctcaaaattGTACACTAAGATACACCCAGATCCAACATTATCTCCACAATAAAATTCATTATTGAAATTGTTCAAAAATTCCTCATCATCAGATTGAATATCATAATTCGTTGTTGTCCTTATCAATGCCCTTGCCACCTCATCCTCTTTCATAGTGATGTATCTCTCAGGTCGCACAAAGGGAATACAGTTACTGTCCCCATTTCCTGGTACTTCATGAACTCCAGGCACAGGGAGTATTCTAACTGAGGGAGTCTGCATACTACGATCATAGCATTCCTTGTGAAGTTCCTTAAAGATCAACCACTCTCGTCTGTCAGTAAACTCTAACTTCCAACCATTTAACCCTGCCCATATCATGGCATGGGTGAAACGATTTGATGTACTGGGTCTCATCACATTTTGGGCTTTACCGCAGCATCTTAAGGAACCGTGTCTCCTCACAGCAATCAGCCAATTATTTGAAGTTGACAGTTCCAATGAAACCTCAACTCCCTCTTCCCTATAGCATTTGTCTGGCTCAATAACCAATAGGTTTGCACTACAATATAGTGAATCCATGTTTTGCCTCAATTCAACCAAGGTTGACTTCAGGTCCTTCATATTTTCTCCCAAACCATCACTCATACACCTCCGATGCTTGCGATTAGATACATGCAAAGAGGAGGAAGTGCAATCATCCATACTGCTTAGCAAATCACCACCTACAACATTACAAGAACTCTGCAACTCTGCAATTGAAAGATTtatacctctcacatacccCAGGCTACTCTTCTTCTGAATACTGTGAGGATTCAATCCATAACTTCCACCACAGCAAGCTGATTTGGGAGCTCTACCAATAAAATCCACTTTTTTCTTTCCGATAGAAGTATTTCCAGAAGTCATAATCTTGCTTCCAGAAAGACCAATCTTACTAGGAATACACGCCAGGAAACTTTGGCTGTTGGAGAATCTCCGTGCTTTTGCATACAAACCCATCAGGTACCTAAGAAGAACATTAGGTAGATAAATGGACCCCAGGTGCTTACTGGAATGCAGATACATAAATGCACGGGGAACTGAAAGAAAATCCAATGAGAACAGAGGTGTGAAACCCGAGGCCTCAAATATCTTGCAAATTCCAGATGCCAAGACATCATTTTTCAGTGTAATGCTGCATGGATGATCCTGTTCCACATAAACGCGCACATAAAAATAcacaagaagaagggggtaaaaggaaaaactcagaacaaaaggaaaagTTCAAGTAGCATAAATTAGCAACATAATGTCAAAACTTAGCAGCAAGAACATTCATCCACAATAATTTCCACTTACATGCAACAAGTGAATGCCGTTAAGGGAGAAAGCTTGAGAAATCGGCTTAGCGGACAAAAACGCTGTAAGCTCTGACAATAGCACTCTGGTCCGCATCATGTAGCTCAGAATAGAATTCAGAAGGCAAGCAAAGCGGCAGTTACTACTAAACGTGGGTTTAGCAACCATAAAAACCATAGCTTGACGAAAAAATCTGTTGAGCATATCTTGCTGTAGGAATCCAAGATTACACGGCAGGACCTGGTGTTCTTTGATATCTTCCAGAACTCCCATTTCCCCTGATAAAGCAGTCGAAGAAGACTCAGTTGGTCTCTGTCCCCGCTGTTTACGGACAAAGGGAATCCCATACATTCGATCCTCCGAAACCCTGCCTCCTCCATCTGAAGGAAGTGAAGACTCAAAAGACTTGTTCACCCCTAATCTTTGACGTTTTCGATGGTACACGGTGCCGTACATCTTATCTACACTCTCATCTGCCGTGGAAGCCCCATGCCTGTTATTCATAGATTCTAGCACCATTTCCCTATCCAAAAGTTTCAGAGCTACTCTTTTCCCAGCTACAACATTGTGCCACCCATTTTCCTTGCAATAGAGAACATCATCCGCATCACCAGAATGACCAAGCAGCCGAAACCACACCTCAGCTTCTGAACATTTCTCTGGCTTCCCGTCAGCAGATTCAGACCACAACCGTCTCCCAGATCGTAAAACCCTCGTCCCATCCGCATCTTTCACAACTGATTTTGGCACAAATACCCTAGTTGACAATCTCATACCGACTGACGGCATGGGTGGAAGATTCTGAAAGGGGAGAACACTCGAACCTATCTTCAACTCCTCCAAATCGTAGAGTTGGCGAAAAAACCTCCTGGACTCAGATTCAGAAGGTTCAACACATACTCCCATGCTTAGAGAAAGGAAATCATCGGACCAAAACCGTGCCAGTATCAGCGATTCAGTACTGTGTAACTCTTCTTATGCTGCTAAAACATAGAGAAAATAGACAGAGAGAATAAAATATGAGATTTACCGAACGATCGCATCCAACTACACCTGAAAAACCGCCATTAAAACAAACTAATTGAAAACAGAATTGAGACACCTACTTTCACGGTGGACAGAAAAAAAAGTCACCATATGTGTGATCCATATCTCTCATCTCCGGAGTATCCAAGACGAGAGGTTTTACAAGATTCACGTAGTTCTTATTGCAGAAGACAGAAGAAAGTGAGAGAACATCGCAGTCGCAGTGGCTGCTGTACCTGCAAACATTTAGGGTTCTaatgaaatgaaagaagaaaggaaaaaaattggttTAACCATTCGCCGACATATGATCTCCGTCAGATCTAGATCGGACAGTTAATATCAACTGAAAGCCGAAATAGTTCGCAGGCGCCAAGACCGGAGGCTTTCTGCTCGTCGATGAGAGAGGATATTT is drawn from Telopea speciosissima isolate NSW1024214 ecotype Mountain lineage chromosome 1, Tspe_v1, whole genome shotgun sequence and contains these coding sequences:
- the LOC122651610 gene encoding uncharacterized protein LOC122651610, translating into MGVCVEPSESESRRFFRQLYDLEELKIGSSVLPFQNLPPMPSVGMRLSTRVFVPKSVVKDADGTRVLRSGRRLWSESADGKPEKCSEAEVWFRLLGHSGDADDVLYCKENGWHNVVAGKRVALKLLDREMVLESMNNRHGASTADESVDKMYGTVYHRKRQRLGVNKSFESSLPSDGGGRVSEDRMYGIPFVRKQRGQRPTESSSTALSGEMGVLEDIKEHQVLPCNLGFLQQDMLNRFFRQAMVFMVAKPTFSSNCRFACLLNSILSYMMRTRVLLSELTAFLSAKPISQAFSLNGIHLLHDHPCSITLKNDVLASGICKIFEASGFTPLFSLDFLSVPRAFMYLHSSKHLGSIYLPNVLLRYLMGLYAKARRFSNSQSFLACIPSKIGLSGSKIMTSGNTSIGKKKVDFIGRAPKSACCGGSYGLNPHSIQKKSSLGYVRGINLSIAELQSSCNVVGGDLLSSMDDCTSSSLHVSNRKHRRCMSDGLGENMKDLKSTLVELRQNMDSLYCSANLLVIEPDKCYREEGVEVSLELSTSNNWLIAVRRHGSLRCCGKAQNVMRPSTSNRFTHAMIWAGLNGWKLEFTDRREWLIFKELHKECYDRSMQTPSVRILPVPGVHEVPGNGDSNCIPFVRPERYITMKEDEVARALIRTTTNYDIQSDDEEFLNNFNNEFYCGDNVGSGCILVYNFEKIIDTFEKTAYCRPDDVADEIKAVNLCLNLGRKEVLVAIYNHWVKKRKQKSSALIRVFQCHPPRRAQLIQKPFLRKKRSFKRTGSQYGSGKQPRFLQAMAEEHDVMAARHRVEEAKSSARRSLEVAMLKRQRAQTLMENADLATYKATIALRLAEAIQRSELQDAPTPAPTATAVTSFID